GCGAGCTTGACCCAGTCGGGGCTGCGCACAGTGTTCGCCAGTTGCAGTTCGTCCAGTTCGCCGGTGTAGCCCTCGCCGATGACGACATCAGCCTGTTCGGCGGTCAGCGCAACGTCTGCGCTGCCGGCCGGCTGACCATTTACATAGAGGGTGGCCTTGCCGCCGCCCACCGTTGCCGCGACGTGCTGCCACACGCCCGGCTGCAGCGTGCCGCCGGCGAGTCGGGTGGCGCCGATGTTCAGCGCCAGCGCGCTGTCTTCGATCTTCACCGTCAGCGCGCCCTGGCCGTACAGCGTCGCCTGTTGCGGCAGTGCGGCCGGCTTGATCCAGGCCGACATCGTCCAGGCGCCGCCGGCAGTCGTCGCCGTCGGCGCGGCGGCGGCCACGGTGATCGGCGCACCACCGAAGATGGCCGCGTCGCCGAGCAGTGCCGCCTTCTGGATCTGCACCGCGCCCTGTGCCACCAGCGCGCTGGCCGATGCATCGGCCAGCGGGGCGGCTTCGGAGAAGTGCCACACGCCGACGGTAGAGGCGTCGTAGGTCGCCTTGCTGTCCTGCGCACCACCCACCGCCGCATTGCCGAAGTAGGCGTACAGCGTGGCCGGCGCATCGCCGGCGGCGATCAGTGGGACCTGCACCCACACCACGGCCAGCTCGTTCAGCGCGTCATAGCGTTCGATGTGGTGTTTCAGTACCGTCTTGTCGTCGGCCGTGACGAAGCGGATGTCCGAGCCATCGTCCTTTGCGGCGAGAAAGTCGAAATTGCCGCTGTGCAGGCGGATCGCCACTGGAATCGAGTTCTGCGGTGCGGTGATCGGCACACCCGCGGCGCTGGTGTCCAGCGTGACAATTCGGCGCGCTGTCCACGCTTCGTCCCACCAGGCGTTGGCAAAAGAGGGGATGAGCGCCGCGAAGGCGCCGAGAGCAATCAGGGTTTTCATGGCAGGCGGGGATAAGTTTCAGCGCCGATTGTCGGGGCGGAACATGTCCATGCCGTGACATGAAATATGGACATTCATAGTCCGTTCGGACTATCCGGGGCATCAATTCCTGCTGCGCCGCATCACGGCTGGCGCAGCCGTTTCGCTTCACCGGAAATGAAAAGCGGGCCGATGACGGCCCGTCAGAAGATGCTCCGTTGCATCGTGCTTGCGCTGCACACCGGATCGCCGCGTCGGCGATCCGGTGCCGCGGCGATCATCAGATGGCGGAGCGATCTGCCGGTGCCTGCGCGCTGCGCATCGGCGCCGCACGCTCCGACGTAAAGCTGCTCAGCACGCCCGGCGCGTAGACCGACTCGTGGTTGATCACCAGACCGTCGAACGACTTGCCCGCCGGTGCCTGGCTCAGCGCACGCAGATGCACCGGGTCAAAGGTCGACTCGTGGGCCAGCACATCGCCGGACGCGGCACGCCCGCCGAGCGCACCCTTGTCCGACAGGCTGCTCAGATAGCCGGGTTCGTAGATGGATTCATGGGTCGTCGTGCTGCCGGCAAACGAGGCGGTAGACACGGTCAGGCCGGCAAACATCAGGACAGCGATCATCTTGGTCATGGCAAAGCTCCTTTGAGGTTGGGTAGGCAGTCGCCCGGTTTCGGGTTGAGCGGTGTGCTCTCGACGCTTTCCTTTCAGCAGCTTGCGTGCCAGTTCAGTTTCTTAATTTTTTAGTTATTAAAAACAATAACTTGTAATCCTAGAACTGTTCAACCGTGCCATTTCGAGGGCGGATCAACCCACGACATCACGCGGATCCGCGATATGTCGTGGGCTGGATGCATGACGGCTGAAAGTTTGCCAGCCTCATGAACTCGAGGTGGGTTGCCACTGATGTTTGCCTGCTGTGGGAGCTTGCTGTGGGAGCTTGCTGTGGGAGCTTGCTGTGGGAGCTTGCTGTGGGAGCTTGCTGTGGGAGCTTGCTGTGGGAGCTTGCTGTGGGAGCTTGCTGTGGGAGCGGCGGCCTCGCCGCGATGCGCACTCTGCACAACGATGGTCGCGGCACCATCGCGGCGAGGCCGCCGCTCCCACAGGGGCCGCTCCCACAGGGGCCGCTCCCACAGCGGTCAACCTCAAAGGCCGTCGCTTCTAGAGGCCGCCGCTCCAACAGGTTCTGCTCCAAAGTGGGCAGCGGCCAGCTACTTCGGTAGCGGATTCCAGCCGAAAGCGTCCGCCAGCCGCCCGAAGGCGTCGCCCGGATCGCATTGCAGCGTGATCGCCGCTCCGCTGACCGGATGCCGCAACTGCATATATATACATGCGAGCATCAACCGGCTCACGCCCCAGGCGGACGCGAAGTAGCGGTTATGCACGCCCTTGCCGTGGGTCGAATCGCCGATCACCGGATGCGCGATGTGGTTCATGTGGCGCCGGATCTGGTGCGTGCGTCCGGTCAGCGGCAGCGCTTCGACCAGCGCATAGCGGCTGCTCGGGTAGCGATCGACCATGACCGGCAGCTCGACCGTCGCCAGCCGGCGATAGCGCGTCAGCGCCGGCTGCACCTCGACGGGTTCCGCGCCCTCGCGCGCCGTGCGCGGGTCGATGGCATCGATCACGCGACGCAGCGGATGGTCGATCACGCCCGCCTCCGCCGGATGACCGCGCACCAGCGCGAGGTAGCGCTTGTCCGGCGTATGTTGCGCGAACTGGTCCGCCAGCGCATGGGCCGACACCGCGTCGAGCGCGAACACGAGCACCCCCGACGTGCCGCGGTCCAGCCGGTGCACCGGCCACACGCGCTGTCCGATCTGATCGCGCAGCCGCTGCACTGCAAATTCGGTTTCGTGCCGGTCCAGCGCAGTGCGGTGCACCAGAAGACCGGACGGCTTGTTGATCGCGACCATGACGTCGTCGCGATAGATGATTTCAAGCGGAATGTCGGGCGGGGAGACAGTCACGGACAGGTCGGTTCGGATCGGCGGAGTGGCGGCGCATCATCGCACGCGATTGCACTGCAGCATCGATTGGGGAGAG
The sequence above is a segment of the Methyloversatilis sp. RAC08 genome. Coding sequences within it:
- a CDS encoding DUF2341 domain-containing protein, which gives rise to MKTLIALGAFAALIPSFANAWWDEAWTARRIVTLDTSAAGVPITAPQNSIPVAIRLHSGNFDFLAAKDDGSDIRFVTADDKTVLKHHIERYDALNELAVVWVQVPLIAAGDAPATLYAYFGNAAVGGAQDSKATYDASTVGVWHFSEAAPLADASASALVAQGAVQIQKAALLGDAAIFGGAPITVAAAAPTATTAGGAWTMSAWIKPAALPQQATLYGQGALTVKIEDSALALNIGATRLAGGTLQPGVWQHVAATVGGGKATLYVNGQPAGSADVALTAEQADVVIGEGYTGELDELQLANTVRSPDWVKLAALGQGADATFVAVREEVAESEGGHSHFAVLVDNLTVDAWVVIIILGVMFLISAWVMVDKAMQVMRIDKANRGFINRFRTAANDFLLLDKGETYGDSSLFRLYGAGLREIRKRFDTQGEAAGLTGASMDAIKAAIDADLVRESHKLNARMVLLTIAISGGPFLGLLGTVVGVMIVFAAIAAAGDVNVTAIAPGIAAALLATVAGLAVAIPALFGYNYLASRIKNISADMQIFVDEFITRVAEVHGR
- a CDS encoding pseudouridine synthase, which translates into the protein MTVSPPDIPLEIIYRDDVMVAINKPSGLLVHRTALDRHETEFAVQRLRDQIGQRVWPVHRLDRGTSGVLVFALDAVSAHALADQFAQHTPDKRYLALVRGHPAEAGVIDHPLRRVIDAIDPRTAREGAEPVEVQPALTRYRRLATVELPVMVDRYPSSRYALVEALPLTGRTHQIRRHMNHIAHPVIGDSTHGKGVHNRYFASAWGVSRLMLACIYMQLRHPVSGAAITLQCDPGDAFGRLADAFGWNPLPK